In Glycine max cultivar Williams 82 chromosome 7, Glycine_max_v4.0, whole genome shotgun sequence, a single window of DNA contains:
- the LOC100810273 gene encoding abscisic acid receptor PYL9-like, which translates to MNGGESYGAIETQYIRRHHKHEPRENQCTSALVKHIRAPVHLVWSLVRRFDQPQKYKPFVSRCIMQGDLGIGSVREVNVKSGLPATTSTERLEQLDDEEHILGIRIVGGDHRLRNYSSIITVHPEVIDGRPGTMVIESFVVDVPDGNTRDETCYFVEALIRCNLSSLADVSERMAVQGRTNPINH; encoded by the exons ATGAACGGTGGTGAATCTTACGGTGCTATTGAGACACAATACATAAGGAGGCATCACAAACATGAACCAAGGGAAAACCAGTGCACCTCTGCACTTGTTAAACACATAAGAGCTCCTGTTCACCTT GTGTGGTCACTGGTGAGAAGATTTGATCAACCTCAGAAATATAAACCATTTGTTAGCAGGTGTATCATGCAAGGGGATCTTGGCATCGGAAGTGTTCGAGAAGTGAATGTTAAATCTGGCCTTCCTGCCACAACAAGTACTGAGAGGTTGGAACAACTGGATGATGAGGAACACATTCTCGGCATCAGGATTGTTGGAGGTGACCATAGGCTGAGG AACTATTCTTCCATAATCACCGTCCATCCAGAGGTCATCGATGGGAGACCCGGTACAATGGTGATCGAATCATTTGTGGTGGATGTGCCTGATGGGAACACCAGGGATGAAACTTGTTACTTTGTGGAGGCTTTGATCAGGTGTAACCTAAGCTCTTTAGCTGATGTCTCAGAGAGGATGGCCGTGCAAGGTCGAACCAATCCTATCAACCATTAA
- the LOC100796795 gene encoding pentatricopeptide repeat-containing protein At4g01030, mitochondrial yields MTFCISFQYHSFMDNLAAPFHHLNSYFVHNPQGHMPPRRHSPSSVSLGTSETQIVSSPQFSSPKFSPFFHPLGGIRTLNSVRELHAQMIKMPKKGNLVTMDGSMMRNYLEFGDFESATKVFFVGFARNYLLWNSFLEEFASFGGDSHEILEVFKELHDKGVKFDSKALTVVLKICLALMELWLGMEVHACLLKRGFQVDVHLSCALINLYEKCLGIDRANQVFDETPLQEDFLWNTIVMANLRSERWEDALELSRRMQSASAKATDGTIVKLLQACGKLRALNEGKQIHGYVIRFGRVSNTSICNSIVSMYSRNNRLELARAVFDSTEDHNLASWNSIISSYAVNGCLNGAWDLFREMESSSIKPDIITWNSLLSGHLLQGSYENVLTNIRSLQSAGFKPDSCSITSALQAVIELGYFNLGKEIHGYIMRSKLEYDVYVCTSLVDMYIKNDCLEKAEVVFHHTKNKNICAWNSLISGYTYKGLFDNAEKLLIQMKEEGIKADLVTWNSLVSGYSMSGCSEEALAVINRIKSLGLTPNVVSWTAMISGCCQNENYTDALQFFSQMQEENVKPNSTTISTLLRACAGPSLLKKGEEIHCFSMKHGFVDDIYIATALIDMYSKGGKLKVAHEVFRNIKEKTLPCWNCMMMGYAIYGHGEEVFTLFDNMCKTGIRPDAITFTALLSGCKNSGLVMDGWKYFDSMKTDYSINPTIEHYSCMVDLLGKAGFLDEALDFIHAMPQKADASIWGAVLAACRLHKDIKIAEIAARNLFRLEPYNSANYVLMMNIYSTFERWGDVERLKESMTAMGVKIPNVWSWIQVRQTIHVFSTEGKSHPEEGEIYFDLYQLISEIKKLGYVPDTNCVHQNIDDSEKEKVLLSHTEKLAMTYGLMKIKGGTPIRVVKNTRICQDCHTAAKYISLARNREIFLRDGGRFHHFMNGECSCNDRW; encoded by the coding sequence ATGACATTTTGCATCTCCTTTCAGTACCATAGCTTCATGGATAACTTAGCAGCACCTTTCCATcatcttaattcttattttGTTCATAACCCACAAGGCCACATGCCACCCAGAAGGCATTCACCCTCTTCAGTTTCTCTCGGAACGTCAGAAACTCAGATTGTTTCTTCTCCTCAATTTTCCTCACCAAAATTTTCTCCGTTCTTTCACCCTTTGGGTGGGATAAGGACTTTGAATTCCGTGAGGGAATTGCATGCCCAGATgatcaaaatgccaaaaaaagGGAACTTGGTTACAATGGATGGAAGCATGATGAGAAACTACTTGGAATTTGGAGACTTTGAGTCAGCTACAAAGGTATTCTTTGTGGGTTTTGCAAGGAATTACCTTCTGTGGAACTCTTTTCTTGAGGAGTTTGCAAGTTTTGGAGGTGACTCACATGAGATTCTGGAGGTCTTCAAGGAATTGCATGATAAAGGAGTGAAATTTGACAGTAAAGCTCTCActgttgttctgaaaatttgTTTGGCTTTGATGGAGTTGTGGCTTGGGATGGAAGTTCATGCTTGTTTGCTTAAGAGAGGCTTCCAAGTTGATGTACACTTGAGTTGTGCATTGATCAATCTCTATGAGAAGTGCTTGGGAATAGATAGGGCAAATCAAGTTTTTGATGAGACCCCACTACAAGAAGATTTCTTATGGAATACAATTGTTATGGCAAACTTGAGGAGTGAGAGGTGGGAGGATGCCTTAGAACTGTCTCGTCGAATGCAATCAGCTTCTGCCAAAGCCACTGATGGCACCATTGTCAAGCTGCTGCAAGCATGTGGAAAATTGAGAGCTCTCAATGAAGGGAAGCAGATTCATGGGTATGTTATAAGATTTGGAAGAGtgtcaaatacttcaatttgcAACTCCATAGTTAGCATGTACTCTAGGAACAATAGACTTGAGCTAGCAAGAGCAGTTTTTGATTCAACTGAGGATCATAACTTGGCATCATGGAACTCAATAATTTCGAGTTATGCAGTCAATGGCTGTTTGAATGGTGCTTGGGATCTCTTCCGAGAAATGGAGTCTTCCAGCATCAAGCCAGACATTATAACTTGGAATTCTCTTTTGTCTGGCCATCTTCTTCAGGGGTCATATGAAAATGTTCTCACCAATATCCGGAGCCTGCAAAGCGCAGGCTTCAAGCCAGATTCATGTTCGATAACTAGTGCTCTACAAGCAGTTATTGAATTGGGTTACTTTAATTTAGGGAAAGAAATCCATGGTTACATAATGAGAAGTAAGCTTGAGTATGATGTCTATGTTTGTACTTCTTTGGTGGATATGTATATTAAGAATGATTGCTTAGAAAAAGCTGAAGTAGTGTTCCATCAtacaaagaacaaaaatatttgtgcCTGGAATTCATTGATATCTGGTTACACCTACAAGGGCTTGTTTGACAATGCTGAAAAACTACTCATCCagatgaaggaggaaggaaTAAAAGCTGATTTGGTGACATGGAATAGTTTGGTTTCAGGTTATTCGATGAGTGGCTGCAGTGAGGAAGCATTGGCTGTGATCAATCGGATCAAGAGTTTGGGATTAACTCCTAATGTGGTGTCCTGGACTGCTATGATATCAGGCTGTTGTCAAAATGAGAACTACACGGATGCCCTACAGTTTTTCAGCcaaatgcaagaagaaaatgtAAAACCTAACTCTACTACCATTTCCACCCTTCTTCGGGCATGTGCTGGCCCATCACTGTTAAAGAAAGGTGAGGAGATACACTGCTTCAGTATGAAACATGGGTTTGTGGATGACATATATATAGCCACAGCCCTCATTGACATGTATAGTAAGGGAGGAAAACTTAAAGTAGCTCATGAGGTTTTCAGGAATATTAAGGAGAAAACACTACCATGTTGGAATTGCATGATGATGGGATATGCTATTTATGGCCATGGGGAAGAGGTATTTACTCTATTTGACAACATGTGCAAAACTGGTATCAGACCTGATGCTATAACCTTCACAGCTCTTCTATCTGGCTGCAAGAATTCAGGTTTAGTTATGGATGGGTGGAAGTACTTTGACAGCATGAAGACAGATTACAGTATTAATCCAACAATTGAGCACTACTCTTGCATGGTAGATCTTCTTGGAAAAGCTGGTTTTCTTGATGAAGCTTTGGATTTCATCCATGCCATGCCACAAAAGGCAGATGCTAGTATTTGGGGTGCTGTTCTTGCAGCCTGCAGACTTCACAAAGACATTAAGATAGCAGAGATTGCAGCAAGGAATCTTTTCAGGTTGGAGCCATATAATTCTGCTAACTATGTGTTGATGATGAACATATATTCCACTTTTGAGAGATGGGGGGACGTGGAGCGCCTTAAAGAGTCAATGACTGCCATGGGGGTGAAAATCCCAAATGTTTGGAGTTGGATACAAGTTAGGCAGActattcatgtgttctccacagAAGGGAAATCACATCCAGAAGAAGGAGAAATATATTTTGACTTGTATCAATTAATCTCTGAGATAAAAAAGCTGGGGTATGTACCTGATACTAATTGTGTGCATCAGAACATTGATGACAGTGAGAAGGAGAAGGTTCTGCTCAGTCACACAGAGAAGTTGGCTATGACGTATGGACTGATGAAAATTAAAGGAGGAACACCAATCAGGGTAGTGAAGAACACAAGAATTTGTCAAGACTGTCACACAGCAGCAAAGTACATCTCCTTGGCTCGAAACCGCGAGATTTTCCTCAGAGATGGTGGTCGTTTTCACCATTTCATGAATGGAGAATGCTCCTGTAATGATCGTTGGTAA
- the LOC100305821 gene encoding uncharacterized protein — translation MADWGPVFVSVVLFILLTPGLLIQIPGKGKMVEFGNFQTSGVSILVHSILYFALVCIFLMAIGVHMYTGS, via the coding sequence ATGGCTGATTGGGGGCCAGTTTTTGTGTCTGTGGTGCTCTTCATCCTCTTGACTCCAGGGTTGCTGATCCAGATTCCTGGTAAAGGCAAAATGGTAGAGTTTGGCAACTTTCAGACAAGTGGAGTGTCCATATTGGTTCATTCCATCCTCTACTTTGCTCTTGTTTGTATCTTCTTGATGGCTATTGGAGTACACATGTACACTGGTTCCTGA
- the LOC100810796 gene encoding rhodanese-like domain-containing protein 4, chloroplastic, with protein MEALNAAGLTPLSVLSDRTKTRTKHPSVSACKVSNFSTSTNKKQALLQSCISKTLHGGLILAASAVNGGAATALTYDEALGQPLSLPGTGDFDVNGFVESVAGFAAENPAIVAGGVVVLAVPLVLSQVFKKPKAWGVESAKNAYAKLGADGNAQLLDIRALVEIRQVGSPDVGGLKKKAVSIPYKGDDKPGFLKKLALKFKEPENTTLFILDKFDGNSELVAELVTINGFKAAYAIKDGAEGPRGWKSSGLPWIAPRKTLSLDNLTDAISEAIGDTSDGVAVTLGIAAAAAGLSILAFSEIESILQVVGSAALIQFASKKLLFAEDRKQTVKQLDEFLNTKVAPKELVDEIKDIGKALLPSSTNNKALPAPEEKSSELATADSTVQNAVATPEPKADAVAPEVNSVPKTEVKAEESFPAQPRPLSPYPYYPDFKPPTSPTPSQP; from the exons ATGGAGGCCCTCAATGCTGCTGGCTTGACCCCTCTATCTGTGCTCTCTGATAGAACAAAAACAAGAACTAAACACCCTTCTGTTTCTGCATGCAAAGTCTCAAACTTTTCCACCTCCAccaacaagaaacaagcattgCTGCAAAGTTGCATATCAAAAACTTTGCATGGGGGGCTGATTCTTGCAGCTTCGGCTGTTAATGGTGGAGCTGCCACAGCCTTAACGTACGATGAGGCACTGGGACAACCTTTGAGCCTCCCTGGTACTGGGGACTTTGATGTGAATGGCTTTGTGGAGAGTGTCGCTGGCTTTGCAGCTGAGAACCCTGCAATTGTTGCCGGGGGAGTGGTTGTTTTGGCAGTGCCATTGGTTTTGTCTCAGGTTTTCAAGAAGCCTAAGGCTTGGGGTGTTGAGTCTGCTAAGAACGCGTATGCTAAACTTGGGGCTGATGGGAATGCTCAGCTGCTTGACATAAGGGCACTGGTGGAGATTAGGCAAGTGGGGTCCCCAGATGTTGGGGGTCTAAAGAAGAAAGCCGTGTCAATACCTTATAAGGGTGATGATAAGCCAGGGTTCTTGAAGAAGCTTGCATTGAAGTTTAAGGAGCCAGAGAATACCACATTGTTTATTCTTGACAA ATTTGATGGGAACTCTGAACTGGTTGCAGAGTTGGTTACCATTAATGGATTTAAAGCAGCTTATGCAATTAAGGATGGTGCAGAAGGACCGCGAGGATGGAAG AGTAGTGGTCTTCCTTGGATAGCACCACGGAAAACATTGAGTTTGGACAATCTGACAGATGCTATATCTGAAGCAATAGGA GATACCTCTGATGGTGTGGCAGTTACTCTTGGGATTGCTGCAGCTGCTGCTGGACTTAGTATATTAGCTTTTTCTGAG ATAGAATCAATCCTCCAAGTTGTAGGATCAGCTGCGCTCATTCAGTTTGCAAGCAAGAAGCTTTTGTTTGCTGAG GACCGAAAGCAAACCGTGAAACAACTTGATGAGTTCTTGAACACCAAGGTTGCCCCTAAAGAACTTGTTGATGAAATAAAG GATATTGGAAAGGCTCTTCTACCATCCTCTACCAATAATAAGGCTCTTCCTGCTCCAGAAGAGAAAAGTTCAGAGCTTGCTACAGCTGATAGCACTGTACAGAATGCAGTAGCTACTCCCGAGCCCAAAGCGGATGCAGTAGCTCCTGAAGTAAACTCAGTGCCCAAAACTGAAGTGAAGGCAGAAGAATCATTTCCTGCACAACCAAGGCCACTTTCACCATACCCATAT TATCCAGATTTCAAGCCTCCAACATCTCCTACCCCTTCACAGCCCTAG
- the LOC100811872 gene encoding histone H3-like centromeric protein HTR12: MARVKHTPASRKSAKKQAPRASTSTQPPPQSQSPATRERRRAQQVEPQQEPEAQGRKKRRNRSGTVALREIRHFQRSCELLIPAAPFIRCVKQITNQFSTEVSRWTPEAVVALQEAAEEYLVHLFEDGMLCAIHARRITLMKKDIELARRLGGIGRPW; the protein is encoded by the exons ATGGCGAGAGTGAAGCACACGCCAGCTTCTCGCAAATCCG CTAAAAAGCAAGCGCCACGCGCATCCACTTCCACGCAGCCGCCACCACAATCCCAATCG CCTGCAACTAGAGAGAGGAGGAGAGCTCAACAAGTGGAGCCGCAGCAGG agccTGAGGCTCAGGGAAGGAAGAAGAGGCGCAATAGGTCGGGAACTGTGGCGCTTCGTGAGATTCGGCATTTTCAGAGGAGTTGTGAGCTTCTCATCCCGGCTGCTCCCTTTATCAGATGT GTCAAACAGATTACAAATCAATTCTCTACGGAGGTGTCTCGTTGGACACCTGAAGCTGTGGTAGCACTTCAGGAG GCAGCTGAGGAATATCTGGTTCACTTATTTGAAGATGGAATGCTCTGTGCAATTCATGCAAGGCGTATTACTCTTA TGAAAAAGGACATTGAGTTGGCCCGGAGGCTTGGAGGAATAGGAAGGCCTTGGTGA
- the WRKY55 gene encoding WRKY transcription factor 55 — translation MEENFKCEQVGLIDELMQGKELAKQLCDHLLVSSSSSSSSHETNEVLIEKILSTYEKALAMLNCKADVGESKAKNGSMMDSHCPLTNGSPKSEVLEPEVKNKNVFKKRKTMSKLTEQVKVRLGTAHEGSLDDGYSWRKYGQKDILGAKFPRGYYRCTYRNVQGCLATKQVQKSDEDPMICEITYKGRHTCSQAGHLNKTVAPPSKRKVNFLGANKHQTHQIKNQIQQEKIEQPPETFFTFGSSGLEVKIEDMDHKEDMFPSFCFSSPLKEGSENGDNNSLFSYTMMENNLMENFSPTFISPTSSDIESNIFYHWGSTGIGQSVQSSESDITDIVSAPTSVTNSPIMDLDFFDKIDFDTDFPLIPSELCT, via the exons ATGGAAgagaactttaagtgtgaacaAGTTGGTCTCATTGATGAGCTAATGCAAGGGAAGGAGCTAGCAAAGCAGCTCTGTGACCATCTTCTagtctcatcatcatcatcatcatcttctcatGAAACAAATGAAGTCCTAATTGAGAAAATACTTTCCACCTATGAGAAAGCACTTGCCATGCTGAATTGCAAGGCTGATGTAGGAGAAAGTAAGGCCAAGAATGGCAGCATGATGGATTCCCATTGTCCTCTCACAAATGGTAGCCCCAAAAGTGAGGTCTTGGAGCCTGAGGTTAAGAACAAAAATGTCTTTAAGAAAAG AAAGACCATGTCAAAGTTGACAGAACAAGTGAAGGTGCGCTTGGGAACAGCACATGAAGGATCCCTGGATGATGGCTATAGCTGGAGAAAATATGGACAGAAGGACATTCTTGGAGCTAAGTTTCCAAG AGGATATTACAGATGCACGTATAGAAATGTACAAGGATGTCTGGCCACAAAGCAGGTGCAGAAGTCAGATGAAGACCCAATGATATGTGAGATAACCTACAAAGGAAGGCACACATGCAGCCAAGCAGGTCACTTAAACAAGACAGTGGCACCCCCATCAAAGAGAAAGGTGAATTTTTTGGGAGCAAATAAGCACCAAACCCATCAAATTAAGAATCAAATACAGCAAGAGAAAATAGAACAACCACCAGAGACATTTTTCACTTTTGGATCCTCAGGCCTTGAAGTTAAAATAGAGGACATGGACCACAAGGAGGACATGTTCCCATCATTTTGCTTTTCTTCTCCATTAAAAGAAGGGTCAGAAAATGGGGACAACAACAGCCTTTTCTCATATACCATGATGGAGAACAACTTAATGGAAAACTTCTCTCCTACATTCATATCTCCAACAAGTTCAGATATAGAATCAAACATTTTCTACCACTGGGGGAGCACTGGAATAGGCCAAAGTGTGCAAAGCTCAGAGTCTGATATCACTGATATAGTTTCAGCACCAACTTCAGTCACCAATTCTCCAATAATGGACCTTGATTTCTTCGATAAGATCGATTTCGACACAGATTTCCCTTTGATCCCCTCGGAACTTTGCACTTGA